The genomic DNA AGAAATTAAATGCCAATTTGTATCTGTTATATTTCTTTTATAAGTTATAGTACCTGTAACAGAGCTTTGTGGTATAAATGACGCTCCAGAATTAATTGTTAAATTATTAAATGTTACAGCAGAAGTAGCTGTTGGGTAATTTGTTAATCCATTTGGAATAATAATGTTTGCATTTGTTGTAGGGACAACATTGGTACTCCAGTTTAATGAGATTCCCCAAGTATTATTAAATGCTCCTGTCCAGGTATAAACTGGAGGTGATTGAATTGTAACATTAGTTGTGGAAGAATTAGAACAAGTACCTGTAGTTGTATAAGTAACAGTGTAAGTAGCAATAGTAGAAGCAGAAAGGTCAATTTCTCCAGTACTTGCATTAATACTTAAACCAGCTGTAGAGGAGAATGTACCTCCAGCTATTCCTGTAATTGTAGGTGTTGGGTCTGTATCGTTAATTGCATAGTTAGCAGAACTATAACTAAATGAAGCATCATCTATAGCATTAACTGTTATCGAAAAACTTTCGGTACCATCACATAAACCTAGTGTGTTATAAGAAATTGTGTATGTCCCAGGAGTAGACGCTGATAAGTCTACGGTTCCAGTATTTGTATTAATACTTAAGCCAGTTGCAGAACTAAAGTTACCGCCAGATACACCTGTAATTGTTGGTGTAGGATCAGCAGCATCGATACAATATGCAGCAGCATCATAACTAAACGAAGCATCTTCTCTAGGTGTTACTGTAATGTCTATGGAAGCACATGAGCCTGGTGTAACACATCCACCTTCACCTCTAACGTAATATGTAGTGGTTCCTGTAGAGTTAGGTGTAACTATTGTTGAAGAACCAGTAACTGTAGCTACAAGAGTTCCTCCACAAGAACCTGTATAAACTTTCCATTCTGTAGCATCATTTTTGTTTCCTGAGATACTCAAAAGAGCGCTGTTTCCGCTACAAATTGTACCAGGAGCAGAAGATAGTGACGGTACGTCTGGGTTTGTACAAGGAGGAGGACAAGTAATATTTGGGCTATAATTAGAAGGTGTTATAGCAAAGGGTGTATTGTTGTCATGGCTCCAGTTTGTATAATCATTTATCTGGGCTCTAATAGCAGCAGCTGTTCCTGTTAATGTACCTATATATTTTGCATTGTCTTTTTCCGTTCCAATTGAAGGGAATAAAGAAACACAATTGGTACCATTTGTTAAGCCAGTAGGTAGTGCTGATCTAGCTGTACCTAATGGGGCTACAGTAGGATCATTCCATTTGGTAGTGTTATCTAGAGCTAGTGGAGTTCCATTTCCGTCATCACCGTTTACACCAGAAATAAAAGTTGGCGTGGTTACTGGCTCTGCAGTTGCTGCTTGATAAGCTAATACTTGGTCACCGCCAGTAAGACTCCAACTTGCGCCAGATTCTAAAGTTGCTGTTGCTCCTGAAACATTACACTCAATTGTAAAAGTACTAATGCCAGTTTCGTTAATGTGAACAACTGTACCACAAGGAAGTCCGGCAGCAGGTGCTGTGTATTTTATATGTCCTTCGGTAGTTCCTGCCCAAGATCCGATACCTACAGTATTCCAACCTTCTTCGGTAAAGAATATAACTTCGTTAGCAGGAATACTATTTAAAGTTATAAATGCAAAGTTGTCTGAAACATCTGTATTGTAGCCAATAAAAGCGATATCTCCAACAGCCATTTGCGCTTGCAAAAAATAACTTGTTAAAAATAATGAGCAAATAAGTAGTAGTTTTTTCATAATTGTTTGATTAAAAATTTATTAAACAACAGTTTATAATTTATTGATGTCAAAAATAAGTTAAGCTATTGGTTAAAAAAATAGGTATTTATACCTGTTTTTTTAACCAATAGCTTAACTTATTAAAAATTAATGACATAGATAAGAATTAAACCACCCTTGGCTTGTACTTTCTTCTTCTGTAAGTTTTGCTAAGTTAAATAGATTGTTTTTGGGTAATTCTATGATTTGTTTTCGAATAACATTATTGTTTTTATCTACTTCTTGATCCCAGATATAGTGCGCAAAATTTGTTTTATTAAATGGATTGTTAAAATTTATTTTTCCTCGAGGACCATCAATATTAATTTCTTCTATTGATTTTTTTAATGATTGATTTTTTTGCTGTAATGTATTTTTAATAACCAAACCGTTTTCATAACCAAGTAATGCAAAAAAATCTGGTACTTTGTCATACGTTTTTAGGTACATATCTGTAAATTTCTTATTAGAATCGTTCTTAATGTCTTTGTACCAGCTTGATATTGTTTTAATTGCTT from Polaribacter sp. ALD11 includes the following:
- a CDS encoding T9SS type A sorting domain-containing protein, whose protein sequence is MKKLLLICSLFLTSYFLQAQMAVGDIAFIGYNTDVSDNFAFITLNSIPANEVIFFTEEGWNTVGIGSWAGTTEGHIKYTAPAAGLPCGTVVHINETGISTFTIECNVSGATATLESGASWSLTGGDQVLAYQAATAEPVTTPTFISGVNGDDGNGTPLALDNTTKWNDPTVAPLGTARSALPTGLTNGTNCVSLFPSIGTEKDNAKYIGTLTGTAAAIRAQINDYTNWSHDNNTPFAITPSNYSPNITCPPPCTNPDVPSLSSAPGTICSGNSALLSISGNKNDATEWKVYTGSCGGTLVATVTGSSTIVTPNSTGTTTYYVRGEGGCVTPGSCASIDITVTPREDASFSYDAAAYCIDAADPTPTITGVSGGNFSSATGLSINTNTGTVDLSASTPGTYTISYNTLGLCDGTESFSITVNAIDDASFSYSSANYAINDTDPTPTITGIAGGTFSSTAGLSINASTGEIDLSASTIATYTVTYTTTGTCSNSSTTNVTIQSPPVYTWTGAFNNTWGISLNWSTNVVPTTNANIIIPNGLTNYPTATSAVTFNNLTINSGASFIPQSSVTGTITYKRNITDTNWHLISSPVAGETLQNIISNTTFATGTGSNIGIGFYSNTIGAPWLYAQLGISGAVTPGIGLSVKLATATDLSITGTINTTPVNYGIATGSRNNFNLIGNPFTAFVNSATFAATNTSLLSEETIWVWNGTSYTTYNNVSPVEIAPGQGFFVEAASNGNVTFATSNQSHQNSDTFMRQAPKPSFELFVQNNEDKKSTKVFYVENKTKGFDNGYDSKIFDGVASDFSVFTELLANNEGKKLAIQTLPNADLENMVIPVGVKAAAGKKMIFSLNATNFSTDIKLFLEDRETNTFTRLDKAKSTYKITLNEALSGTGRFYIHTTAQKSLSVDKNVALENVSIYKLDNANLRITGLPKGASTITMYSVLGKQVMKSSFNSTGVKDISLPQLSKGIYLVKLETENGKLNKKIILE